A single region of the Triticum dicoccoides isolate Atlit2015 ecotype Zavitan chromosome 2B, WEW_v2.0, whole genome shotgun sequence genome encodes:
- the LOC119368937 gene encoding uncharacterized protein LOC119368937, which translates to MADEQYYAEPPGAPHGLLLAMALGLLVAWPLFVGHGGAPVTDAIADGIAELLGPVGLLLLPIGLLLLITLLSSYRGLDVFAFGGSPDAVHHVGESAIGVALMLVLVLVLLYYRSVLFGGGGDGDE; encoded by the coding sequence ATGGCGGACGAGCAGTACTACGCTGAGCCGCCAGGGGCGCCACATGGGCTGCTGCTGGCGATGGCCTTGGGGCTGCTGGTTGCCTGGCCGCTTTTCGTGGGTCACGGGGGTGCGCCGGTAACCGATGCCATCGCCGATGGCATCGCCGAGCTGCTCGGCCCCGTGGGCCTACTCCTCCTCCCTATCGGGCTCCTTCTCCTCATCACCCTCCTATCCTCCTACCGCGGCCTTGACGTGTTCGCGTTCGGCGGCTCGCCCGACGCTGTGCACCACGTTGGGGAATCCGCCATCGGCGTGGCGCTCATGctggtcctcgtcctcgtccttctCTACTACCGGTCCGTGCTCttcggcggcggcggagacggcgaCGAGTAG